One stretch of Stanieria cyanosphaera PCC 7437 DNA includes these proteins:
- a CDS encoding META domain-containing protein, whose product MKFNLKAVTQLLLIVTLSTTTIACTDNSEDLTVIPPANEESEVNQESDVSQQSNTIEGTVWNLVSYNQQPILAESKITAEFAEGRVNGSAGCNSYFADYQLDDTQLNIETVGSTKKACPDDLMEQETIYLNLLDKAESAAVVDNVLTINTSDGDLVFEVEGRVKSFATLVQSAC is encoded by the coding sequence ATGAAATTTAATCTCAAAGCCGTAACCCAGCTTTTGCTAATAGTTACGTTAAGCACTACAACAATCGCCTGTACGGATAATTCTGAAGATCTTACAGTTATCCCACCTGCAAACGAAGAATCTGAAGTTAACCAGGAGTCAGATGTGTCACAACAGTCCAATACTATTGAAGGTACAGTTTGGAATTTAGTCAGCTATAATCAGCAGCCAATTTTAGCCGAAAGCAAAATAACCGCAGAGTTTGCCGAAGGGCGTGTCAATGGTTCGGCAGGCTGTAATTCCTATTTTGCCGACTATCAACTAGACGATACACAGCTTAATATCGAGACTGTAGGTTCGACGAAAAAAGCTTGTCCAGATGATTTGATGGAACAAGAGACTATTTACTTAAACTTACTGGATAAAGCAGAAAGTGCTGCTGTGGTAGATAATGTGCTGACTATTAATACTTCCGATGGAGACTTAGTATTTGAAGTCGAGGGACGAGTAAAGAGTTTCGCGACTCTTGTCCAATCGGCTTGTTGA